The Osmerus eperlanus chromosome 7, fOsmEpe2.1, whole genome shotgun sequence genome includes a region encoding these proteins:
- the LOC134023145 gene encoding semaphorin-4A-like yields the protein MKNLSILAMACGCQIWVLCTALGHLLALSSGLATPRISFPLGSPNRPLQDFQIEDISNAVTLLLSKDESTLFVGARDAVLSLDVSQPGVFTMKTKMEWKPTPRDLQMCYQKARSELDCQNLVRVLQHINTTHLYACGSYAYNPHDTYIVKDSLTMVKVPHNSNGEARGRCPFNPFQRSTAITIDGELFTGTTSDFWGKKAVISRHLSKDGRPDVNLDKDTSIKLLDEPTFVGALTDPADRKVYFFFSEVGKEYSFPDELRVSRVAQVCKGDIGGIRTLQKSWTSFAKAQLLCQPPKDLPFGLIQDIARLQPAEGASTQEMLFYGLFTSQWSPNKSAVCVFGIKKIKAVFNGIYKEFNKESHQWNPSGKNYNLGRCGLRNASDSVLTMARLSFLASDAVTPVGGAPVLVFPDQHYSRVAVLRTQAANGKDYTVLFLLSESGWLHKIVLLDGGHHIIEEIQVFRQPQPMANILLSTAKGVVFVGTSERVTKVSVTQCPLYTSCAQCVLARDPFCGWDHASGVCARVSTSLHFGQDVEHGNVSKECGNYDRTMPDTEKKYLSINARVRLDCSKPTNLATLIWKSPKWDTLPQDLFFQSREGSLVFFATYDTEGTYHCVSVERGFQETIANYIVSLSASPRSIAPQPVQTRTTSSDNIQSKTSSEQENSMNQEHANTMMDIDEVDENINLEEVLNPITPVPTPHLPYTQTDSTTPSKAPDTQTHRSSIIQSFNEPQMAKSYHSELIAVSFLLAVCVCVFVLAGLYGWRQRRTFKLGDQVKSEGESLSFEVSGVKPTTYQFDNVSNNAEHAGEISDVR from the exons ATGAAGAATCTCTCCATCCTTGCCATGGCATGTGGTTGCCAGATCTGGGTTCTCTGCACTGCACTGGGGCATCTCCTGGCTCTGTCTTCAGGTCTGGCAACCCCACGGATCTCCTTTCCTCTTG GAAGTCCAAACCGACCCCTCCAGGACTTCCAAATAGAGGACATCAGTAACGCCGTAACTTTGTTGCTTAGCAAAGATGAGTCCACTCTCTTTGTGGGAGCGAGAGATGCCGTGCTGTCACTGGATGTCAGTCAGCCTGGTGTCTTTACCATGAAAACCAAG ATGGAATGGAAGCCAACCCCTAGAGATCTTCAAATGTGTTACCAGAAAGCCAGGAGTGAG CTAGACTGTCAGAACCTGGTTCGGGTGTTGCAGCATATCAACACCACCCACTTGTATGCCTGTGGAAGCTATGCCTACAATCCTCATGACACATACATT GTTAAAGACAGTCTCACTATGGTCAAAGTCCCACACAATTCTAATGGTGAGGCCAGAGGACGCTGCCCTTTCAACCCGTTCCAAAGAAGCACAGCCATTACAATTG ACGGTGAGCTTTTCACTGGGACCACCTCGGATTTCTGGGGTAAAAAGGCTGTCATTTCCCGCCATCTCAGTAAAGACGGTCGTCCAGATGTTAACCTGGATAAGGATACCTCAATAAAGTTGTTGGATG AACCAACGTTTGTCGGCGCCTTGACAGATCCCGCAGACAGAAAGGTTTACTTTTTCTTCAGCGAAGTGGGAAAGGAGTACAGCTTCCCCGATGAGCTCAGAGTCTCACGTGTGGCCCAGGTTTGCAAG GGTGACATTGGTGGGATAAGAACCCTCCAAAAAAGCTGGACTTCCTTTGCAAAAGCCCAACTGCTTTGTCAACCTCCCAAAGATCTGCCCTTCGGCCTAATCCAGGACATAGCCCGTCTCCAGCCAGCAGAGGGTGCTTCCACCCAAGAAATGCTGTTCTATGGCCTCTTCACATCCCAGTG GTCACCCAAcaagtctgctgtgtgtgtctttgggaTTAAGAAAATTAAGGCTGTGTTCAATGGGATTTATAAAGAATTCAACAAGGAATCCCATCAATGGAATCCTTCTGGAAAAAATTATAACCTGGGCAGG tgtggttTGAGGAATGCGTCCGACTCTGTTCTGACAATGGCCAGGTTAAGTTTCCTGGCCAGTGACGCTGTGACACCTGTAGGTGGCGCTCCAGTCCTCGTCTTCCCTGACCAGCACTACAGCAGGGTCGCTGTCCTGAGGACACAGGCGGCTAATGGCAAAGACTACACAGTCCTCTTCCTACTCAGTG AATCTGGATGGCTCCACAAAATCGTTCTCCTGGATGGGGGTCACCACATCATAGAGGAGATTCAAGTATTCAGACAACCACAGCCAATGGCTAATATCCTGCTTTCTACCGCCAAG GGTGTCGTTTTTGTGGGCACATCGGAAAGGGTAACAAAGGTGTCCGTAACCCAGTGTCCATTATATACGAGTTGTGCCCAGTGTGTTCTGGCACGGGATCCCTTCTGTGGCTGGGACCATGCCAGTGGAGTCTGTGCCAGGGTGTCCACTAGTCTTCATTT TGGTCAGGACGTAGAGCATGGTAACGTGAGCAAAGAATGTGGAAACTACGACAGAACAATGCCGGATACTG AGAAAAAGTATCTCTCAATCAATGCAAGAGTACGCCTGGACTGTTCCAAACccaccaacctggcaaccctaaTCTGGAAATCCCCCAAATGGGACACTCTGCCGCAGGATCTCTTCTTCCAGTCCAGGGAAGGGAGTCTTGTCTTCTTTGCCACCTATGACACTGAGGGAACCtaccactgtgtgtctgtggagaggGGCTTCCAGGAGACCATAGCGAACTACATTGTGAGTCTGAGTGCCTCTCCACGTAGcattgccccacagcctgtgcAAACACGGACCACTTCAAGTGACAACATTCAAAGTAAGACATCATCAGAACAAGAGAACTCAATGAATCAGGAACATGCGAACACCATGATGGACATTGATGAGGTTGATGAAAACATCAACTTGGAAGAAGTGTTGAACCCCATCACTCCTGTGCCAACACCACATTTaccgtacacacagacagactcaacTACCCCCAGCAAGgccccagacacacaaacacacagaagcagCATAATTCAAAGTTTTAATGAACCCCAAATGGCTAAGAGTTATCATAGCGAGTTAATTGCAGTTTCCTtcctgctggctgtgtgtgtctgcgtgtttgtACTGGCAGGGCTCTATGGGTGGCGCCAGCGGAGAACATTTAAATTAGGTGACCAGGTCAAATCTGAGGGAGAGAGTCTTAGTTTCGAGGTCTCTGGAGTCAAACCGACAACGTACCAATTTGATAATGTAAGCAACAATGCAGAACATGCCGGGGAGatcagtgacgtgcggtga
- the si:dkey-7j14.6 gene encoding membrane-spanning 4-domains subfamily A member 4A has translation MSTTITNANGVVVVSQFFPQNERGQITVPAPQVKREVPYSAPAEPSKVSEMTRIFLRGEPQSLGILQIFIGMLFVLVSLTAIISPTLHIQAPLFLGVAFVISGSLSVAARKGKSLGMMRATMALNIISAIVSLAGIGYLSLLLATASSDRICDISHYDEENNNTWRDRCMWMAWKLTSLMYGIWGLLLVLTVLEVCVSISGAVFSGKAIHRRGMHSIVVMVENRHTQFPVTSAASVSDDDVALLNGCGDDAVPAPPAYHP, from the exons AtgtccaccaccatcaccaacgCAAATGGAGTCGTGGTAGTCTCACAGTTCTTTCCGCAAAATGAAAGAGGCCAAATCACTGTCCCGGCACCACAAGTTAAACGCGAAGTCCCTTATTCAGCACCTGCTGAGCCAAGTAAGGTTTCTGAAATGACAAGGATATTCCTGCGCGGCGAGCCGCAATCCCTTGGG ATTTTACAGATTTTCATTGGAATGTTGTTCGTGTTGGTGAGCTTGACCGCGATCATCTCTCCAACCCTGCATATCCAGGCACCTCTTTTCCTGGGAGTTGCA TTTGTCATATCTGGATCTTTATCTGTGGCTGCTCGTAAAGGGAAAAGTCTGGGTATG ATGAGAGCAACTATGGCTCTGAACATCATCAGTGCCATTGTTAGTCTGGCTGGAATTGGATATCTCAGTTTACTGCTGGCTACAGCCTCCAGTGACAGAATCTGTGATATTTCACATTACGATGAAGAAAACAATAACACATGGAGAGATAGATGCATGTGGATGGCCTGGAAACTGACT AGTCTGATGTACGGGATCTGGGGCCTGCTGCTGGTCCTCACGGTGCTAGAAGTCTGTGTTTCGATCTCTGGCGCCGTCTTCTCTGGAAAAGCCATTCACCGCCGTGGGATGCACAGCATT GTGGTGATGGTTGAGAACAGACACACCCAATTCCCAGTGACCAGCGCTGCTTCTGTGTCTGATGATGACGTTGCCCTCCTGAACGGCTGCGGTGATGACGCggtccctgctcctccagcataCCATCCCTGA